From Halanaeroarchaeum sulfurireducens, a single genomic window includes:
- a CDS encoding DUF7126 family protein, whose translation MKALIVGPDRGIETALADQGVDTRRVDGLATGESLDDAGLADADLLVITDADEATAVPVAKDRNPDVRIVFYTPQSVPEFVRGQLDLAVDPDLLGTDVVAEELVESLRP comes from the coding sequence ATGAAGGCACTCATCGTCGGCCCGGACCGCGGCATCGAGACGGCGCTCGCGGACCAGGGTGTCGACACGCGTCGCGTCGACGGACTCGCGACTGGCGAGTCACTCGACGACGCGGGTCTCGCGGACGCTGACCTCCTCGTCATCACCGACGCCGACGAGGCCACCGCTGTCCCCGTCGCGAAGGACCGCAACCCAGACGTCCGCATCGTCTTTTACACGCCGCAATCGGTGCCCGAGTTCGTCCGCGGCCAACTCGACCTGGCGGTCGACCCCGACCTCCTGGGGACCGACGTCGTCGCCGAGGAACTCGTCGAATCGCTTCGTCCCTGA
- a CDS encoding pyridoxamine 5'-phosphate oxidase family protein, protein MTGAPNREDAPAGPTLYLESDRLDSSICTRVFDGDEGPYRVVQVTSTHAFDSLQAAMNDHLEQAADPSEAAVIMLTPQSERDTELSEVGRETTLYGFRVSPEDLTGISIAFSKLLQRWERTDEDVRICLRGIESLLPYHDAELLYRFLNTILATLQGAGARVHMHLRDGTTDDRTLSSFQSLFSQTVEPGDSPLEPESSAAAEVDHEEPGDAPAGELTDEFADTTTDVSAGQMADDEIDAFLEVNGLGTLAFGGERPYAIPMSYGFDSTERRVYVQFGLFEGSEKRDRVNEGAPVSLVVTDYQRPDRWTSVVVEGELTFISESEARRQGAIELFATSQFASVDVFSRNPDEVDFQWYRIADPTYSGRTSVASR, encoded by the coding sequence ATGACAGGCGCGCCCAATCGCGAGGACGCCCCGGCCGGGCCGACGCTCTATCTCGAATCCGATCGCCTCGACTCTTCGATCTGCACCCGCGTCTTCGACGGCGACGAGGGTCCCTATCGCGTCGTGCAGGTTACCTCCACCCACGCGTTCGACTCCCTGCAGGCGGCCATGAACGACCATCTGGAGCAGGCGGCCGACCCCTCTGAGGCGGCGGTCATCATGCTCACTCCCCAGAGCGAGCGGGACACGGAGCTCTCCGAGGTCGGCCGAGAGACCACGTTGTACGGCTTCCGGGTCAGCCCAGAGGATCTTACCGGCATCTCCATCGCATTCTCCAAACTCCTTCAGCGCTGGGAGCGGACCGATGAGGACGTCAGGATCTGTCTCCGCGGGATCGAGTCGCTGCTTCCCTATCACGACGCCGAGCTCCTCTACCGCTTTTTGAACACGATACTCGCAACCCTTCAGGGTGCGGGGGCGCGGGTCCATATGCACCTTCGGGATGGGACGACCGACGATCGCACCCTCTCGTCGTTCCAGTCGCTTTTTTCCCAGACCGTCGAACCCGGCGACTCGCCACTGGAGCCGGAGTCATCGGCCGCGGCCGAGGTGGACCACGAGGAACCCGGTGACGCCCCCGCCGGCGAGCTAACGGACGAGTTCGCGGACACCACTACGGACGTCTCGGCAGGGCAGATGGCCGACGACGAGATCGACGCGTTTCTCGAAGTGAACGGACTGGGGACTCTCGCGTTTGGAGGCGAGCGCCCGTATGCGATCCCGATGTCGTACGGCTTCGACTCGACAGAGCGAAGGGTGTACGTGCAGTTCGGTCTCTTCGAGGGCAGCGAGAAACGCGACCGCGTGAACGAGGGCGCCCCGGTCTCGCTCGTGGTCACCGACTACCAACGTCCGGACCGATGGACCAGCGTCGTCGTCGAGGGCGAACTTACGTTCATCTCGGAGAGCGAGGCCCGCCGTCAGGGCGCGATCGAGCTGTTCGCCACCTCTCAGTTCGCTTCCGTGGACGTCTTCAGTCGGAACCCCGACGAGGTGGACTTTCAATGGTACCGAATCGCCGATCCGACGTACTCCGGTCGCACGAGCGTCGCCTCTCGGTGA
- a CDS encoding type II toxin-antitoxin system VapC family toxin gives MIFLDSWVWLEFVFSGDNENEAKLLIERANTAGEGGLIAPTVIAEVSYRVRIVEDRETAKETVRAIRDFQHIESMPLIDDIAAYAADLRFKYYEPGERELSYADAIHAATAVVHDDCEVLYSGDPDFAAVDEIETIVL, from the coding sequence GTGATCTTTCTCGATTCGTGGGTGTGGCTCGAATTTGTCTTCAGTGGCGACAACGAAAACGAAGCCAAATTGCTCATCGAACGGGCGAATACTGCTGGGGAAGGCGGACTCATAGCGCCGACGGTCATCGCTGAAGTCTCGTATCGAGTCCGTATCGTCGAAGATCGAGAAACCGCGAAAGAAACGGTTCGTGCGATTCGAGATTTCCAGCATATCGAGAGTATGCCGCTAATCGACGACATTGCGGCGTACGCTGCCGACCTTCGCTTCAAGTACTACGAACCTGGTGAACGGGAACTATCATACGCTGATGCGATACACGCCGCAACTGCTGTCGTCCACGACGACTGTGAGGTGCTCTATTCTGGGGACCCTGATTTTGCTGCGGTTGACGAGATAGAAACAATTGTCTTGTGA
- a CDS encoding AbrB/MazE/SpoVT family DNA-binding domain-containing protein, giving the protein MSVTDNATITSKGQVTIPKRIRDELGLTEGTEIEFIIEEDGTIRVQPKEPALQRLHSVKEKLAEKDIDIEKMQRESKTAWSSHLDGDDT; this is encoded by the coding sequence ATGTCGGTCACAGACAACGCAACGATCACGAGCAAAGGGCAAGTTACCATCCCAAAACGGATCCGGGACGAACTCGGACTTACCGAGGGGACGGAAATCGAGTTCATCATCGAAGAGGACGGAACAATTCGGGTTCAACCGAAGGAACCTGCCCTACAGCGACTTCATAGTGTCAAAGAAAAACTGGCCGAAAAGGACATCGACATCGAGAAAATGCAGCGAGAATCGAAAACTGCGTGGAGTTCACATCTCGATGGAGACGATACGTGA
- a CDS encoding helix-turn-helix domain-containing protein encodes MSVIAELSLPADEFHLGRILRVQEGTRVMLESIVPVGDKSVPFVRVFEGRDSFESAVSEDSAVEEIRLISEHDEELLYALDWDITHDDFFEGVIKYDGTVMAATGSETRWGFELRFEEHEELSDFMEFCKGNGLNVSVDRLYNPTKPDAGPWYGLTSAQRTALTRAVEAGYYSIPRQASTNDLAAEFGVTDQAVTERLRRGIQNLVSSTLHLSEEGEEAETAEQRP; translated from the coding sequence ATGAGTGTTATCGCCGAATTATCACTACCGGCCGACGAGTTTCACTTAGGTCGGATCTTACGGGTGCAGGAAGGTACCCGAGTGATGTTGGAGTCGATCGTTCCAGTGGGGGACAAGTCGGTACCGTTCGTTCGTGTCTTCGAGGGACGTGACTCGTTCGAATCCGCCGTCAGTGAAGACTCAGCAGTCGAGGAAATCCGATTGATTTCGGAACACGATGAGGAACTCCTGTACGCTCTGGATTGGGATATCACTCACGATGACTTCTTCGAGGGCGTCATCAAATACGATGGAACGGTAATGGCTGCTACCGGCAGCGAAACCAGGTGGGGATTCGAATTGCGGTTCGAAGAACATGAGGAACTGTCTGATTTTATGGAATTTTGTAAGGGTAATGGATTGAACGTCTCGGTGGACAGATTATACAATCCAACGAAGCCAGATGCTGGCCCCTGGTACGGTCTCACTTCAGCACAGCGCACGGCCCTGACTCGAGCGGTCGAGGCGGGCTACTACTCGATTCCACGGCAGGCATCGACGAACGACCTGGCGGCCGAGTTCGGGGTGACGGACCAAGCCGTGACCGAGCGGCTTCGCCGGGGGATTCAGAACCTCGTCTCTAGCACGCTCCACCTCTCTGAGGAAGGAGAGGAGGCTGAAACGGCCGAACAACGGCCATGA